From the Conexivisphaerales archaeon genome, the window CAGATAGGGAAAGCTACTCCTTCTATAATTTGGAAGTGCTGCTTTTGAATCTGTATATTCTAAGAGGTCGAAAACACCATGCTTTCCAGGATTGACCCCTGAGAAAGCACTGGCCCAAGCTGGTGCGGTTACATAAGGATACACAGATTCCAGACTGTAAATGGAGCTCATCTCGAAAAGCTTCTGAAGATTCTGAAGTTTTCCTTCTCTCGTCACGTCTGTAAGCAGTTTGTAAGATGCACCGTCTAAACCTAGAATAATAAGTCTGCTCATAAAAAACGCTCCTTACGATAAGACTCTACGTAATTTCTATCGGGAAACCGTCTAAAAAGTCTGGAATCGGTAACTTCATTATTTTCAGCGTGGTCGGCAAAATATCGTAGATCGACCGGTCATCTTTTCCGATTTGCTTCATACCTTTCCCCCAAATAATTAGTAGACCGTTTCTGTCGTGCCCTCCAACAGGTTTGGGATACATGTGCTCTAACTTTCCATATGTCAATGTCTTGACGTCAATCAAAACACCTTGAGCACTCTCCACTATGATTCGATTAGGTAGTTGTGCCACCTTTTCGCCATGATATAATTCCCTTGTATCATAGACCCCTTGCAGGTAGCCTATCTTGATTAAGCTTGTGAGTGCCATTCTGAGCTTCTGAACGAAATCTTCGTTTGCCATTGTTTGATTGATAAAGACCCACGCATGGTCTCCTGTGGTCCTTGCCAGCCGAACGGTATCTCTGTTCTCTGCTCCTTTGATGTTTGGTATTAAACCTTCTTCCTCAGCTAGATGAGTTATATTGAGTGTATGTTTCAACTTTCTAACGATTCGATTAAACCCTCTTATTCTTTTTAGTTTGGCCCGAAAGTAGCTTTCTCGCTTTACGTAACCATACCTGCGCATCCATTCCAGTAGGTAAAATTTCTTGACAATACCTTGGAAACCATGGTCAGAAACCACAAAGATATTGTCTTGTGATGTTGACCTTCGAACAATAATACCCAACAATTCGTCCAGTTTTGAATACATTTCTATTATCCGAGGCCTCCAGTTGTATGCAATATGCATAATTTCATCAGGCATACTGTCTATGTTGACGACTAGGTCCCACTTTTCAGCCTTTACAAGAGAATCGAATAGCTTGATTCTTCTATCTAACATCTCCATCGCATTATTTACAGATATTTTTCTTAATTCTTGGTTATCGCCCAAATTCGTGATCTTCTTGCTGTAATCAAAGCCCGAAACATCATATTTTTCTGTTATCCATTTTGGGTAACAATCTAATTTTGGTACAAACCTTCCGGTTACAAATACCCCGTTTATCACAGGGGCCGGATAATAAAACGGGACACCC encodes:
- a CDS encoding alkaline phosphatase family protein — translated: MVEYILGIDGASLQKVKEMTKEASLKNFEKILNEGQSCHLKSVIPYVTGPAWTSLFTGVNPGKHGIFDMYTEENGTRIVPSISQTNIPFLWEYATWAGKKSLVLGVPFYYPAPVINGVFVTGRFVPKLDCYPKWITEKYDVSGFDYSKKITNLGDNQELRKISVNNAMEMLDRRIKLFDSLVKAEKWDLVVNIDSMPDEIMHIAYNWRPRIIEMYSKLDELLGIIVRRSTSQDNIFVVSDHGFQGIVKKFYLLEWMRRYGYVKRESYFRAKLKRIRGFNRIVRKLKHTLNITHLAEEEGLIPNIKGAENRDTVRLARTTGDHAWVFINQTMANEDFVQKLRMALTSLIKIGYLQGVYDTRELYHGEKVAQLPNRIIVESAQGVLIDVKTLTYGKLEHMYPKPVGGHDRNGLLIIWGKGMKQIGKDDRSIYDILPTTLKIMKLPIPDFLDGFPIEIT